Within Halorubrum lacusprofundi ATCC 49239, the genomic segment TTCGACCTCGTCGACCCGCTGAAGATCGCGGGCCAGGACTTCTACGTCGCCGGCGGCGAGTCGCCCGGCGACGGGCTTCCGGGTTCGTCCGGGTTGATGGAACGGCTCACTGAGATCACCGCCCACTACGACATGGACACCGTCTTCCTCTCGAACTCGGGGGCAGAGGCGGTCGAGAACGCGATCAAGATCGCGTACGACGACTCCGGCGGCGCCAAACACGCGATCACGTTCGACGGCGCGTTCCACGGGCGGACGCTCGGCGCGCTCTCGCTCAACCGCTCGAAATCCGTGTATCGCCGCGATTTCCCGGAGATCAGCGGGATTCACGACGCACCCTTCTGCGACGACCGGAACTGCACCGCCGAGACCTGCTCGTGCGGCTTCTTCGTCGACGGCGCGTCGCAACTCCGACGCAAGCTCGACCCCGAGCGCGGTCACATCGACCCCGACGACGTAGCGTACCTCATCTTAGAGCCGATCCAAGGGGAAGGGGGATACCGGTTCCCCTCCGACGCGTTCACCGACGAGATCGCCGCCTTGGTCGACGAACACGACATCACGCTGATCGCCGACGAGATCCAGTCGGGCGTCGGTCGCACCGGCGAGATGTGGGGCTCGGACCACTACGCGCTCGAACCCGACGTGATCACCAGCGCGAAGGGACTCCGTGTCGGCGCCACGATCTCCCGCTCGGACGTGTTTCCCGAGGAAAAGAGCCGGCTCTCCTCGACGTGGGGGGCGGGCGACATCATCGCTTCCGCGCAGGGCGCGCTCACGCTCGACGCGATCCGTGAGCACGACCTGATGGACAACGCCACGGTTCGAGGGCGACAGTTCAAAGAGACGATGCGCGACGCCGACCTCCCGGGCGTCGACGACGTGCGCGGGAAGGGGCTGCTGCTCGCGGTCGAGTTCGACTCGAAGGAGCGCCGCGACGCGGTCCAGAAAGGCGCG encodes:
- a CDS encoding aminotransferase class III-fold pyridoxal phosphate-dependent enzyme; translated protein: MDRDTAAPDVTDLPGDRAREWVEYHHESAAPSTYVYEFVWDRTAPAEGPFCTDVDGNVLMDFTSHVAAAPLGYNNPKIMEPLAEFDLVDPLKIAGQDFYVAGGESPGDGLPGSSGLMERLTEITAHYDMDTVFLSNSGAEAVENAIKIAYDDSGGAKHAITFDGAFHGRTLGALSLNRSKSVYRRDFPEISGIHDAPFCDDRNCTAETCSCGFFVDGASQLRRKLDPERGHIDPDDVAYLILEPIQGEGGYRFPSDAFTDEIAALVDEHDITLIADEIQSGVGRTGEMWGSDHYALEPDVITSAKGLRVGATISRSDVFPEEKSRLSSTWGAGDIIASAQGALTLDAIREHDLMDNATVRGRQFKETMRDADLPGVDDVRGKGLLLAVEFDSKERRDAVQKGAFSRGLLTLACGHDVLRVLPPLDVTEREIELGCDLLTSAIADAA